CTGCGGAGTTATGAGGGTAGTTCAGAAGTTCATTGGCTTCCCTGCGGTCTGCGGGGGGGAGAAGTTTTAAAAGTTTTTCTACGAGATGGGCCGGTAATTCATCAAAGAGTTGTGTACGATCATCCGGCTGCATTTGCACTAAAATTTCTTTTACATGCTGCTCGGTAAACTGCTTAAGAAGTTCTTCTTGTTCGATAGGTTCAAAAAGGGCAAAGACCTCGGAAATCTTATTTTTGTCGAGCAGTCTAAAACTCATCACGCGTTCTGCGGGGTCGAGTTCTCTGAGAATATCTACAATGTCCGCAGGATGACGCTCCCGAAGGAAGTCCCGCAATCCCCTGAAATCCTTAGTTTCAATGAGTTCCTTAATTTCAGGAAGAAATATCTTTGTCCACTGCAGTCCCATTTTTTATTTACGATAGGAATAATTGCAATTTATTCAACCTTTTCTACTCCCAGTGCCTTTGCCATGCCCAGGAGTGTCCTACCCAGCAATGAACGTTTCATTTCAATTGCATTAAAATCGCACACCTCATCACAGCAAAAACATCCAATACATTTCTTTTTATCAACAACCACCTTGCCATTTTCTTTCGACATAGCGCCTGCAGGGCAATTCCTTACACACTCGTAACACCGTGTACAGTTCGAATGATTTACCGTAGAAAATGTGGAACACGTGCTATCAAACATCAAGGCCAGCAAAAAATCTGGCAGATATTTTCCCGCAAAATCCTGGGCACCGCTGGAAGGCTTTTGAAAATCCGGAACAGATACATTACTGATAGTTTCACCGACGACATCGATAGTATCCGGCTCACCTATACCTAAACCACGATGATGCGCAAACCGGATAGTAGGTATGGCCATAGGTTCAAATCCAATAATACTGCTGGCTACGGCATCTAATGCCACACTGTCACGGCTGGCGAGGATCAATCCGACCTTTTTCGGGGAACCGGCATTGGGACCATTTCCCTCCATCCCTACAATGGCATCCATAATAATGAGATGCGGAGGTACCATCTGATAAATGTCTACCAGCGCTTTCGCAAACACCGTAGGTTTTGGTGCAATTAAATGGACATTTTTTTTCCCATTGCCGGGGATAGCGCCCAACATATTCTTTATCGCACCTGTGTATTGCGTTAAACCATGTGTCTTGAGTTTGGGCACCGAGACCACAAAGTCCACCGCCCGCAACGTTCTGGCGATACGAAATTTATCCAAAATTTCATAATCCCTGTTATGAACATCAACATACTCATCCTTATCAAAATTAACAATCCTTGCCCCTGTTTCCTCTGCA
The sequence above is a segment of the Candidatus Brocadia sp. genome. Coding sequences within it:
- a CDS encoding DUF362 domain-containing protein encodes the protein MPTVSVVKCDDYESEKVYHAIHKSLSLLNGVDRLIKPGMKVLLKLNLLSSSQPPERAVNTHPAVVRVLVRIFQRDFGCEVYIGDSSGSVKNASTFNAFRITRINEIAEETGARIVNFDKDEYVDVHNRDYEILDKFRIARTLRAVDFVVSVPKLKTHGLTQYTGAIKNMLGAIPGNGKKNVHLIAPKPTVFAKALVDIYQMVPPHLIIMDAIVGMEGNGPNAGSPKKVGLILASRDSVALDAVASSIIGFEPMAIPTIRFAHHRGLGIGEPDTIDVVGETISNVSVPDFQKPSSGAQDFAGKYLPDFLLALMFDSTCSTFSTVNHSNCTRCYECVRNCPAGAMSKENGKVVVDKKKCIGCFCCDEVCDFNAIEMKRSLLGRTLLGMAKALGVEKVE